In Myxococcales bacterium, the DNA window TTATATCCCCCTTGACTATATCTGGCGGGAGGATGGGCAGAAAGTCCGGGGGGTGCGCGTTCAGCGGTGCGCGGCGACGAAGCCGTGGTAGCCGGGTCGATCAGATTGCATGTCGGGGCGATAGCCAAGGCGATGTGGTTATTGTTAATAGTAGCAATATAAATATATTTACAATCTTTAGTGGCACCGCTATGCTGCCGATATTATAAATGCCCCAGGGAGTTGAGCCCGATCCCGGCGACACGCGGCCGCCGACCTCTTCCATAGCGTGGGGCTGATAACAACTCCGTCTACAAGACGGGAAGTCATCTCCGGCCCGGGAGGAGGGTGCGGGATGACGCAGGGGCGCTTCCATATTGATCGATAGGACCGTCGAAGCGGCACAGCAGGATCGCGCGTGCCCGCAAAGGCCTTGCGGATCATCCGCAACTGCCGACCTCGTCATCCGTCCGGGGCTAAAAACATGATGAGAGGCAATCAGGTTAGTTTTAATGGGAAATTGAAATCAACTAACAGATTCAGGAAGAAATTGGACACGTAGGCCGTGCGGCCATCCCGGTCAAAAACGAGATCTTCGGAGTAAAACTCGATCGGTATCCTCGAGACGACCTGATCCGTATCTACATCGATCACGGATAGGAAGTTGGAGAACCGGTTCGTTACGATGACCCAGCGCCCGGAAGGATGCACGGCGAGGCCATAGGGTTGGGACCCAACACGAATCCGCCCCCTCTCCGCGCGCGCGGCCACATCGATGACGGCGATTTCGTCTCCGGGGCTGATTTCGTTGCCGGCGAGGCTCACGTACGCTTTGCGCCCGTCGTGGGTTGTCACCACGCGATACGGCCGGCTCCGAGCCGGTTGCGGCTCGGCCGCAGGATCGATATTAGAGACCGCTAGCAGAGACCGCGCATGCCACGTCGTCGCGGAATTTGTGGAGTGTTTGATTTCTGGAGCTGCCACTTCATCCAGCTGGTATCGATAGAGGGACACCCCGACACCAAGAAGCAATATCAGAGAGCAGCTGAGAATGGCGGCTAAATCGCGGGTCACAGGGTTGCCTGCTTAAGAGTGCACTCCAATCTTAACGAGGATGGCCTCGATGCGGGATGTGGCATAGCGCCCCACATGGACGCGCTGCCTCGAATGTAGCAGTGATTGAGTTGGCGTAAGCCGACAAGCAACGAGTGAGCATGTTCGCGCGAATCAATCAGATGTCCCTGAGAAATAGGATCGTCGTTCCGATGGTAGCGCTCTCGGTGCTACCCGCTCTCGGAATCAGCGTATTCATCATTTCGAGCATGCAGACATCGATGCGCACTGATGCTATCGATCGGGAAGTCTTCGACACCCGAGCGCGCGCGCATGCTCTTGAAGAATTCCTCTGGGCAGTTCAGACGGATCTGCAATTTCTGACTCAAACTCAACTCCTGAACGAGCTGGCGGACGCACGCACAGCGGGAGATAACGAGCGCGTGGCATCACTCCGCGAGCAGTTGGAGCGGGAGTTGATCCTGTTTTCGCAGGGCAAGCGTTCGTTTTATCAGGTTCGCTACATCGACCTCGAGGGCCGCGAGGTCGCCCGCCTAAATGTCGAGGAGGGTCGAGCCAAAGCTGTGCCGGTTTCTCAATTGCAAAACAAGCGCGGGCGGAAGTACGTGGAGGCGTCGCTGAAGCTCCTGAAAGATGAAATCTACATTTCCCCTCTGGAACTCAATGTCGAACGCGGAAGGGTGGAGGTACCCCACCGACCCGTGCTGCGTTTTGGAATGCCGCTCTTCGGCCGGGACGGCGAACGAACTGGAATTCTCGTACTCAACCTCGATGCGACTCATTTATTCCGACTGATCGAGCCATTGCGAGCTGGAACCGAAGCGCTCCTGGTTGATGAAGAAGGAAGGTATCTGGGTTACATCGGCCCCTCGCAAGAGAAGCAGACAACGTATGGCCTCGATGGAAAGCGAAGTGTAAACGAAGATTTCGACGCGAACGAGGTCAACGCGATCCTAGAGCCGACCGAGCAGGGCCGCATCTTCGAAACGAGCAAGGCACTGGTCTCGATCGCTGTGGTTCGCGTGGCCAAGGGCGATGCGTCCAAACCGTGGAGCCTGCTCGTGACACATCCGCGCTCCCAGTTCGGTGCGCCAATTCGCAAATTGACGATCTACCTCTCGATCATCATCGCGCTGGTCCTGGCGATTGTGGCGAGGGTGGGCATTTGGGTGACCCATACACTCGCCCAACCGGTCGTCGAGCTGCGCAAAGCCATGAGCCAGATCGCATCGGACCGCAGCGCCAACATGCGCTTCGTAGGGTCCGAACCCGCAAACGAGATCGAAGCCCTCTCGCGAGAGTTCCAGCTGATGGCAAAGCGCCTCCAACTGGCACAGTCGCGCCTCCAGGACATGCAGACAGGCCTGGCTGAAGCGGAGAAACAGTCTTCCATCGCCCAACTCACCAGTGGCGTCGTTCACGAAGTCAGTGAACCGCTGACGTCGCTCAAGTACAAGATCCAGGCCGCCCGCGCAACGACCCGCGACGATGCGTTCGAGACGCTGAGGAGAAACCTGCTTCAAGATGTCGAGCGCATCGACGGCGTATTGCGATCATTCACCGAGTTGGCGGATGCTCCCGGATCCCATCCAGAGGTGACATCTCTGCCTACCATCGTAAAGAGTGCGGTCACGTTGGTCGGCCCCGAGATTCGCCGAAGGAGCCTTGATATACACATCGAAGCGGAACTGGATGTGCCTCCGATCAAAGGCGACCTGAATCAGCTGCGCCAACTCTTGATCAATCTGATTCTCAACGCAGCAGATGCTCAACCCACGGGCGAACGCATTGACTTGAAGATCTATACGGTGATGTCGGACACCTCAGACCAG includes these proteins:
- a CDS encoding YncE family protein — its product is MVTTHDGRKAYVSLAGNEISPGDEIAVIDVAARAERGRIRVGSQPYGLAVHPSGRWVIVTNRFSNFLSVIDVDTDQVVSRIPIEFYSEDLVFDRDGRTAYVSNFFLNLLVDFNFPLKLT